AACTGCTGAACCGCCGGATGCCGGTGACGTTTTTCCTGATCGTCTACAGCCTCATCCTGTCCGTGCTCGTCGCCGTCCCGCTCGCGCTCCTCGCCGCGCTCACCCGAAACCGCTGGCCGGACCAGGTGATCCGCGCGCTGATGGCGGTGCCGCTGGCGTCGCCCGCGTTCTGGATCGGCATCCTCTTCCTGATCGCGTTCGCCCTGAAGCTGCGGTGGTTCCCGGCCGAGGGGTACGGCGAGGGGTTTGGGGACCACCTGCGGCACCTCTTCCTGCCCGCGTTCACGCTGTCGTACGCCTTCGCGGCGGTGCTGAGCCGGAATCTGCGATCGTCGCTGATCGACGTGGTGACGACGACCTACGTCGACTTCGCCCGGGCCAAGGGGCTGCGGGGCCGCGTGGTGCTGTTCCGGCACGTGTTCCGCGCGGCCCTCCTCCCCGTCGTCACGCTGATCGGGGTGCGCATGTCCTACGCCATCGGCGGGTCCGTGGTGATCGAGACGGTGTTCGCCATCCCCGGGCTCGGCTCGTGGATGGTGGAATCGATCGGCGCGCGCGACTACGTGGTCGTGCAGACGCTGACCCTGATGTTCGCCATGGGCGCGATGCTGATCAACCTGGCCACGGATCTCGTCTACCCGCTGTTCGACCCGCGGGTGCGGATGGGATGAACGGGACCCCTCGGTGAGCACGCTCGCGGGGGCGCTGCGCGCCGCCCGGCCGATCCGGCTCCCGCTGCCCCTCGGGATCCTCGCCGGGGGGCTGATGCTCCTGGTGTTGCTCGCGGGGACCACGCTCGCCCCGGTGCTGGTGCCTTCCAGCCCGGAGGCGCAGGACCTCAACGCCATGCTGCAGCCGCCCTCGGCGGCGCACCCGTTCGGGACCGACAATTACGGCCGGGACGTCTTCACCCGGGTCCTGTACGGGGCGGCGATCGACCTGCGGATCGGCGTGCTCGCGGTGATCTTCCCGTTCGTCTTCGGGGCGCTGGCGGGGGCGGTGGCGGGCTACCTGGGCGGCTGGACGGACGTGGCCGTGATGCGCACCGTGGACGTGATCACCGCCATCCCGTTCCTGGTGCTGGTGATCGCGATCGTGGCGTTCCTGGGGCCCGGGGAGACGAACATCCTCATCGCGATCGGCGTCGTGGAGTGGATCGTCTTCGCCCGGCTCGTCCGCGCCGAGGTGCTGCGGGAGAAAAACTTGGAGTACGTGGCAGCGCTGCGCGCGCTCGGCTTCAACCGGTGGCGGATCATCCTCCGCCACATCCTGCCGAACGCGATCGCCCCCGCGGTGACGTACCTCGCCTCGGACATCGTGCTGATCATCCTCACGGTGTCGACCCTGGGCTTCCTGGGGCTGGGCGTTCGCCCGCCCGCCCCGGAGTGGGGGTTGATGATCGCGGAGGGGCGCACCTTCCTGTACACCGGCTGGTGGATCGCCGCCATGCCGGGGTTTGCCTGCATGTTCGCCGGCATCGCGTTCATCCTGGTGGGCGACGGCCTCGCCGATTTGCTGCGCGTCCGCGGCCAGTGACCGAACCGGTTCTCGCCGTCGAGGGCCTGCGGGTCGAGATCCCTACCCCGCGCGGGGTCGTGGAGGCCGTGCGCGGCGTGAGCTTTGAGGTCCTCCCCGGCGAGACCTTCGCGCTCGTCGGCGAGTCGGGATCGGGGAAGACGATGACCTGCCGATCGATCCTGCGCCTGGCCCACCCGCCGGCCCGGATCGTCGGCGGCACCGTCCGCTTCGAGGGACGCGACCTCCTCCGGCTGCGCGAGCGCGACCTCGAGCGCATCCGGGGACGCGGGATCGCCATGGTGTTCCAGGATCCCATGACCGCCCTCAACCCCGTCCTGACGATCGAGCGGCAGATCGGGGAGGTGCTCACCGCCGCCCCCCGCGCCCCCGCCGAGCGGCGGCGGCAGATCGTGACGCTGCTGCGCCAGGTGGGCATCGCCGACGCGGAGCGCCGGCTCCACGCCTACCCGCACCAGCTCTCGGGGGGACAGCGGCAGCGGGTGATGCTCGCCGTCGTCCTGGCGCGCCGGCCGGCCGTGCTGCTGGCCGACGAGCCCACGACCGCGCTCGATGTCACGATCCAGGCCCAGATCCTCCGCCTGCTCGCCGCGCTGCAGCGGCAGCTGTCGATGGCGCTCGTGCTCGTGACGCACGACCTCGGCATCGTCCGGCGGGTCGTGCACCGGGTGGCGGTGATGTACGCGGGCCAGATCGTGGAGCTGGCGCCAACGGCCGACCTGTTCGCACGCCCCCTGCACCCCTACACCGCGGGGCTGATCGGATCGGTCCCCAGCATGGACCGCCGCCGGCCGCTGGTGCCGATCGCCGGCGCCCCGCCGGACCTCATCGGCCTGGGCGAGGGGTGCGCGTTCGCGCCGCGGTGCCCGCTGGCCTCGGCGGAGTGCCGGCGGGGGGAGATCCTGCTGCGCCAGGTGGCGCCGGGGCGCCTGAGCCGCTGCCTCAAAGCGGAGCAATTGGGGGGGGCCGCGGTTGCCTGAGCCGCTGCTGCGGGTCCGCGATCTCGTCAAGCACTTCCCGCTGCCGCTCACGCTCGTCGGCGCCCTGCGGCGCCGGCGGCCGGACCAGGTGCGCGCCGTCGATGGGGTCTCGTTCGACCTCGCCCGCGGGGCGACGCTCGGCCTGGTGGGCGAGTCCGGGTGCGGGAAGAGCACCCTCGGCCGCTGCCTGCTGCGGCTGTACCAGCCCGACGCCGGCGCCGTGTGGTTCGGCGACGTCGATCTCGCCCGGCTCGACGAGCACGCCCTCGCCCCGTACCGGAAGCGCATGCAGGTCGTGCTCCAGGACCCGTATTCGTCGCTCGATCCTCGGCAGCGGGTCGGCAACGCGCTGACCGAGGTGCTGGCGGTTCACGGGATCGGCACGCCCGCCGAGCGCCCCGCGCGGGTGAAGCGGCTCCTCACCCAGGTGGGCCTCGGCCCGACCGACGCCCACAAGTACCCGGGGGAGTTCTCCGGCGGCCAGCGCCAGCGGATCAGCATCGCCCGCGCCCTCGCCGTCGGCCCGGAGCTGCTCGTGGCCGACGAACCCGTCTCCGCCCTCGACGTCTCCATCCAGGCGCAGATCCTGCACCTATTGCTCGACCTGCGGGCGTCGCTCGGGCTGACGATGCTCTTCATCTCGCACGACCTGCGCGTCGTCCGCTACCTGAGCGACGAAGTGGCGGTGATGTACCTGGGGAAGATCGTGGAGCAGGCCCCCAGCGCCGCGCTGTTCAGCCGCCCCCTGCACCCGTACACGCTGGCCCTGCTCTCCGCGATCCCGGAGGTGGAAGAGCAGCCGCGCGAGATGATCGAGATCGAGGGCGAGCCCTCGAGCGCGGTCCGCATCCCTCCGGGCTGCCGGTTCCATCCAAGGTGCCCCTGGAAGGTGGACCGCTGCCTCACCGAGGCCCCATCGCTCCGGGAGCTCGGGCCCCATCACCTCGTGGCGTGCCACGAAGCCGAGCGGCATGCCGGAGCCACCGCCGCGGGCTGATCCAGGCGGGGGGTCAGGCCTTCTCGCGCACCGCGCCGAACGTCAGCGCGGAGATCACGTACCTGCGGGCCAGCAGCAGCAGGACCACCGGCACCAACGCCGAGATCACCCCCACCGCCGCCATCTGGTTCCAGATGATCTCGAACTCGGTGACGAAGCTCCACACGGCGATGGAGAAGGTCTGCGAGCGCGGCGTCGCCGTCAGGATCAGCGCGTAGAGGAACTCGCTCCAGGCCAGCGCAAACGTGATCACGGACGCCGCCAGCAGCCCTGGCGAGAGCATCGGCAGCATGATCTGGAAGAACGCCCGCCAGCGCGTGGCCCCATCCGCCAGCGCGGCCTCCTCGACCTCCATCGGGATCTCCGACAGGAAGCCCTTAAGCATCCACACCGCAAACGGCAGCGAGAACGCCGCGTAGATGAGGATCAGGGCGAGGAGGCGGTCGTAGAGCCCCAACTGCCGGATCGTGGCGAAGATCGGGATGACCACGACCATCGAGGGGAGGAAGCGCAGGCTGAGCAGCCACGAGAGCAGCCCGCGTCGGAAGGCCGCGGGCACCGGGAGGCGGGTCAGCGGGTACGCGATCAGCAGGGCGAGGGCCAGCGTGAGGACGACCGCGGCCAGGCAGACCACGAGGCTGTTCCGGAGCAGCACCCAGTTTCCCGCGCCGAGCAGCGCCGCGCTGTACGCGTCCAGACTGGGGTGCACCGGCCACAGCGTCGGCGGCTGGGAGTAGAGCTCCCTGGTCGGCTTCAGCGAGGTGGAGAGCAGCCAGGCGAACGGGAAGAGGTAGACGAGCGCGAGCCCGCCGAGCGTCAGCAGGACCACCAGGCGCCACGGCGAGCGCCGCCCGGCCATCAGGCCACCTCCTCCGACAGGTAGCGGCCGAAGAGCGCGAAGATGATCGAGATGACCAGCACGATGTAGATGGCGAGAGCCGAGGCGTAGTTCAGGTTGCTGAACTTGAACGCGATCTTATAGAGATACAGACTCAAGAACTCCGTCGCGGCGCCGGGCCCGCCCATCGTCAGCACCTGGATGTGGTCGAACACGCGCAGGGTGTCGGTGAGGCGAAAGACGAGGACCAACAGCAGCAGCGGCCTGAGGTACGGGAAGTCGATCTGCCGGAAGCGGGCCCATCCCCCCGCCCCATCCATCTCCGCGGCCTCGATCACGTCCGGGGGGACCGCCTGGAGCCCCGCAAACAACACCAGGAAGACGAACGGCATCCACTGCCAGACGTCGACGCTCACCACCGAGAACATCGCCATCCCGGGCGAGGACATCCAGAGGATGGGTTTCCCGTGGTACCCGAGGTTGTGCAGGATCACGTTCAGGATCCCGTACTCGGGGATGTACATCAGCCGGAAACTCACCCCGGCCGCCACGGGCGGGGTCACCATCGGCACGATGAACAGCAGGTAGGCGAGCGTACGCCCGAGGACGCTCTGGATGGTGCGCTGCACCGCGACCGCGAGCGCCAGCCCGACGGCGAGCTCCACCCCCACGACGATGACGATGTAGGTGAGCGTCGCCTTGAGCGACGCCGCCAGCAGCGAATCCTGGAAGGCAAACGCGAAGTTATGCAGGCCCGCGAAACCGCCCACCCGGTAGTACTGCAGGCTCAACGCGACGGCGTACGCCATCGGGTAGACGACGACCGTCAGCAGGTAGAGCACCGGCCCCGCCACCAGGAGGTACGGGGCGAGGCGCCGGCGGCGCGCGGCAGGGGTGAACCTCGCCGGGTGGGGCGCCGCCGCAGCCGGCAGCACCCCACCCACGAGCGGCGGCCTACTTAATGTAGCCCGCCTCCTTCATGTGCTGGGTGATCTCCGCCTGCGCCCGGTCCATCGCCTGCTCGGGCGACTCGCTGCCGGCCAAGGCGGCGTTGACGTGGGTGCCGAGGATCGATTCCACCGCCGACCACTCCGACGTGCGCGGCCGCCAGAACGGCGGGGCGGCGAGCGAATCCGCCATCGCTGCGAAGTACGGGAAGCGCTTGTTGAGGGTCGGATCGGTGAGGATCGACTTGCGGAACGGAATGCCCCCCGCCTCCGCGTACGGCTTCTGGATCTCCTTGCTGGTCGCCCAGGCGATAAACCGGTAGGCCCAGTCTTTCTCCTTCGCGGCCTTGGGGATCCCGAGGAGCCAGTTGCCCATCATCGGCGTGTGTCGCCCGGTGGGTCCTGCCGGGAGGACCACATATCCGATCTTGCCGGCGACGCTGCTCACACTCGCATTCTCGACGATATCCGACGCCTCGGCCGGCCAGGTTTCCTCCTGGGCGGCGTGGCCCGTCGCGGCCAACTTCGCGCGGTCGCCGGCATCGGTCGTATCCGCTCCCGGCTGGGCGATCGCCTTGAGCTGCCCCACGAAGAACTTCAGGGCATTGATGGTGGCATCTGACTTGAAGACCACGTTCCAGTTGTCATCGAAGATCCGGCCGCCAAACGTGGTGAGAATCGGGTTCCACTCCGAGATGACGGGGTTGCCCTTCGCGCCCCGCATCGCGAACCCGTAAAACTGCTTCCCGGGGTTCCCGAGGTGCGTCCCGTTGGAGAGGACTTCATCCCACGTCTGCGGGGCTTTGGGGATCAGATCCTTGCGGTACAGAAACATCTCGACGTTGCCCACGAGCGTGATCGCCTCGATGTGCCGGGCCTTGGCAGCCTCCCCCGGGGGAATGGGGCCGCGTGGGGGCGGCCAGGAGCCGAGTTCATACACCACGGGGTAGATATCGGGATCGCGCTTCAGGTTAAAGGGGGCAGCGTCGAGCGGGGCGAGCCACCCTTCCGAGCCGAACTTCGGCATCCAGGGATCGTCGAGCATGACGATGTCGAAGGTGGCCGCGTTCGCCTGAAATGCCGTTACCATTTTCTCGTAGAGGCTTGGGTACGGGTACTCGATCAGGTTGAGTTTGACCCCGGTGGCCTTTTCCCAAATCGGCTTGATCGCCTTGAGGCCGCGGGTCTCGCCTCCGGCGACGACCCCGATGTTCAACTGCGCGGGCTTCGAGGCGCCCGCACCCACCCCCACCCCGTAGCTGCCTAAGAGCAGGACCAGGATCAACCCGACCGGTGCATACCGTCGAAGCATCTCTCCGTCCCTCCTCCCGTGGCCAGACGGCCGCGATCTCCGGAGCCGCCGTCCGCGGACGCGGCGGTCCGGGCCTACCCGTTCACACCCCCTGCACGAGGACCTTGCCGTCCTGCCGCTTGGTGGCCCGCTCGATCGCGGCGACGGCGCCGCTCAGCGGGAACCGGCTGGTGATGATCGGCCTGAGATCGATCCGGCCGGACGCCATCAGCCTGATGACGTTCTGGAACGTGCCGTAACCGGAGTGCCCCTGCGCCCCGACCACCTGGGCGGCGCCGGTCTGCAGATGCTCCAGGTACATCGGCGCCCGCTCCGCCGCGCGCCCGATGATCACCACCGTGCCGCCGATGGCGAGCGACTGCTCCATCTCCGGGATCGTCTTCGACGGCGCCCCGGCGGCCTCCACCGACAGGTCCGCGCCGGCGCCGCCGCTCGCCGCCAGCACCGCCTCGTGCGGGCTGCTCCCCGCCGCCGCGAGGTCCGCGGGGCTGTGCACCTCGTCGGCCCCGACCTTCTTCGCCAGCGCCTGCCGCACCGGGCTCATTTCAAACGCGATCACCCGGCTCGCCCCGGCCGCCCGGGCGAGCGCGATCGCCGCAAATCCGATCGGGCCCGTCCCGTAGATCGCCACCACCCCCCCCGGCTTGAACCCGCCGCCGCGCACGAACATCCCGTTGTAGGCGACGCTGGTCGGCTCGCACAGCGCGCCGGCCTCGCAGGCCGCCTCCGCGCTCCCGTAGGTGTCGGCGAGCGCGGTGATCGGCCAGCAGTATTTCGCGCCCACGACCAGCTGCTCGGCCATCGCCCCGTCGATCGTGAACCCGATCTCCTCCAGATTGAGACACTGGTTCGGCCATCCGTTCCGGCAGGGGACGCACTCCCCGCACCAGATCATCTCCTCCACGGTCACGAGGTCGCCCCGCTTGAGGTCCCGGACGTCTTTGCCGACCTCGACGACCTCTCCGCTGAACTCGTGGCCGATCACGACGGGAAACTTCGTGAGGCCCGGGTAGAGGATGTATCCGTCTTTGTCCGTCTCGTAGAAGTGCACGTCCGAGCCGCAGACACCGCACGCCCTGGGCCGCAGCCGGACGTCCTTCGGCCCGAGCCGGGACTCCGTGACCTCGGTGAGCTGGACCTTCGGGTGCCGCCAGACGCTCGCCCCGGTTGTGGCCTTGCCGGTTCGCCGCTCAAACTCGGAGAGGGTGTAGCCCGCCCGGGGCGCCCACTCCGCCGTCATCTGCAGTCCTTTCATCCGTGCACCTGCCTTTCGCGGGCGGAGGAGACCGCCGCCACGCCACGTCTCAGCATACCATTCGGCAGATGTGCGCGCCCGCGAGGAACCGGCGGGACCGGGGATGGGAAGAGTAGGCCTGTAAGCCGGGTTCGGTCGAGTGCGGCCATCTCTCTCGGACGCCGGTTACCCGGCACCTCTAGCAGTCTACCCGGGGATCGGCGGGCCGCCTCATCTCCCCCTATGTGACCTTGCTCCGGGTGGGGT
This genomic stretch from bacterium harbors:
- a CDS encoding ABC transporter permease, whose translation is MLRYALGRIGQTVPIAFLVTVLIFLLIKLLPGDPASAILGDRATDASVAALRHQWGLDRPLWEQYALYMRNLATGNLGESLRYQSPVTELLNRRMPVTFFLIVYSLILSVLVAVPLALLAALTRNRWPDQVIRALMAVPLASPAFWIGILFLIAFALKLRWFPAEGYGEGFGDHLRHLFLPAFTLSYAFAAVLSRNLRSSLIDVVTTTYVDFARAKGLRGRVVLFRHVFRAALLPVVTLIGVRMSYAIGGSVVIETVFAIPGLGSWMVESIGARDYVVVQTLTLMFAMGAMLINLATDLVYPLFDPRVRMG
- a CDS encoding ABC transporter permease produces the protein MSTLAGALRAARPIRLPLPLGILAGGLMLLVLLAGTTLAPVLVPSSPEAQDLNAMLQPPSAAHPFGTDNYGRDVFTRVLYGAAIDLRIGVLAVIFPFVFGALAGAVAGYLGGWTDVAVMRTVDVITAIPFLVLVIAIVAFLGPGETNILIAIGVVEWIVFARLVRAEVLREKNLEYVAALRALGFNRWRIILRHILPNAIAPAVTYLASDIVLIILTVSTLGFLGLGVRPPAPEWGLMIAEGRTFLYTGWWIAAMPGFACMFAGIAFILVGDGLADLLRVRGQ
- a CDS encoding ABC transporter ATP-binding protein; protein product: MTEPVLAVEGLRVEIPTPRGVVEAVRGVSFEVLPGETFALVGESGSGKTMTCRSILRLAHPPARIVGGTVRFEGRDLLRLRERDLERIRGRGIAMVFQDPMTALNPVLTIERQIGEVLTAAPRAPAERRRQIVTLLRQVGIADAERRLHAYPHQLSGGQRQRVMLAVVLARRPAVLLADEPTTALDVTIQAQILRLLAALQRQLSMALVLVTHDLGIVRRVVHRVAVMYAGQIVELAPTADLFARPLHPYTAGLIGSVPSMDRRRPLVPIAGAPPDLIGLGEGCAFAPRCPLASAECRRGEILLRQVAPGRLSRCLKAEQLGGAAVA
- a CDS encoding oligopeptide/dipeptide ABC transporter ATP-binding protein, with the protein product MPEPLLRVRDLVKHFPLPLTLVGALRRRRPDQVRAVDGVSFDLARGATLGLVGESGCGKSTLGRCLLRLYQPDAGAVWFGDVDLARLDEHALAPYRKRMQVVLQDPYSSLDPRQRVGNALTEVLAVHGIGTPAERPARVKRLLTQVGLGPTDAHKYPGEFSGGQRQRISIARALAVGPELLVADEPVSALDVSIQAQILHLLLDLRASLGLTMLFISHDLRVVRYLSDEVAVMYLGKIVEQAPSAALFSRPLHPYTLALLSAIPEVEEQPREMIEIEGEPSSAVRIPPGCRFHPRCPWKVDRCLTEAPSLRELGPHHLVACHEAERHAGATAAG
- a CDS encoding carbohydrate ABC transporter permease; translation: MAGRRSPWRLVVLLTLGGLALVYLFPFAWLLSTSLKPTRELYSQPPTLWPVHPSLDAYSAALLGAGNWVLLRNSLVVCLAAVVLTLALALLIAYPLTRLPVPAAFRRGLLSWLLSLRFLPSMVVVIPIFATIRQLGLYDRLLALILIYAAFSLPFAVWMLKGFLSEIPMEVEEAALADGATRWRAFFQIMLPMLSPGLLAASVITFALAWSEFLYALILTATPRSQTFSIAVWSFVTEFEIIWNQMAAVGVISALVPVVLLLLARRYVISALTFGAVREKA
- a CDS encoding sugar ABC transporter permease; protein product: MGGVLPAAAAPHPARFTPAARRRRLAPYLLVAGPVLYLLTVVVYPMAYAVALSLQYYRVGGFAGLHNFAFAFQDSLLAASLKATLTYIVIVVGVELAVGLALAVAVQRTIQSVLGRTLAYLLFIVPMVTPPVAAGVSFRLMYIPEYGILNVILHNLGYHGKPILWMSSPGMAMFSVVSVDVWQWMPFVFLVLFAGLQAVPPDVIEAAEMDGAGGWARFRQIDFPYLRPLLLLVLVFRLTDTLRVFDHIQVLTMGGPGAATEFLSLYLYKIAFKFSNLNYASALAIYIVLVISIIFALFGRYLSEEVA
- a CDS encoding extracellular solute-binding protein, with amino-acid sequence MLRRYAPVGLILVLLLGSYGVGVGAGASKPAQLNIGVVAGGETRGLKAIKPIWEKATGVKLNLIEYPYPSLYEKMVTAFQANAATFDIVMLDDPWMPKFGSEGWLAPLDAAPFNLKRDPDIYPVVYELGSWPPPRGPIPPGEAAKARHIEAITLVGNVEMFLYRKDLIPKAPQTWDEVLSNGTHLGNPGKQFYGFAMRGAKGNPVISEWNPILTTFGGRIFDDNWNVVFKSDATINALKFFVGQLKAIAQPGADTTDAGDRAKLAATGHAAQEETWPAEASDIVENASVSSVAGKIGYVVLPAGPTGRHTPMMGNWLLGIPKAAKEKDWAYRFIAWATSKEIQKPYAEAGGIPFRKSILTDPTLNKRFPYFAAMADSLAAPPFWRPRTSEWSAVESILGTHVNAALAGSESPEQAMDRAQAEITQHMKEAGYIK
- the iolM gene encoding scyllo-inosose 3-dehydrogenase, translated to MKGLQMTAEWAPRAGYTLSEFERRTGKATTGASVWRHPKVQLTEVTESRLGPKDVRLRPRACGVCGSDVHFYETDKDGYILYPGLTKFPVVIGHEFSGEVVEVGKDVRDLKRGDLVTVEEMIWCGECVPCRNGWPNQCLNLEEIGFTIDGAMAEQLVVGAKYCWPITALADTYGSAEAACEAGALCEPTSVAYNGMFVRGGGFKPGGVVAIYGTGPIGFAAIALARAAGASRVIAFEMSPVRQALAKKVGADEVHSPADLAAAGSSPHEAVLAASGGAGADLSVEAAGAPSKTIPEMEQSLAIGGTVVIIGRAAERAPMYLEHLQTGAAQVVGAQGHSGYGTFQNVIRLMASGRIDLRPIITSRFPLSGAVAAIERATKRQDGKVLVQGV